A DNA window from Ostrea edulis chromosome 5, xbOstEdul1.1, whole genome shotgun sequence contains the following coding sequences:
- the LOC125652615 gene encoding insulinoma-associated protein 1a-like, which translates to MPRGFLVKRTNHGGAASYRERRTSEDDRLDLEPDIKRFGSPDSGYCASPINFSKDLENNNYEKPQCSPLSVSTQQLYFSNFEQLSVKSPNNEKSSPKPLEQSSPNKRRNEIKSKSIKKPKAARKINFDEDTTSPVSGCIIKHVSPEEEGTVIYHGDIDSTYNFVEATPEARAEIEKIENKIGDYICQLCKEFYEDAFQLAQHRCSRIVHVEYRCPECGKVFNCPANLASHRRWHKPRPAANSNRQSAPAKILPSNQNTENNGNQNEAKIDNAMFLIPTDLSISNDEGQYKCETCGKKFRRQAYLRKHRQTHSDSTKITRNDNSTRQEILRISNLNELSNRDSVRREMVSPLNAFESLQTRVPDMYVCKHCESSFSSSPGLTRHINKCHPSENRQVILLQMPSTLPRHM; encoded by the coding sequence ATGCCCCGGGGATTTCTCGTTAAAAGGACGAACCACGGAGGAGCCGCGTCCTACAGGGAGAGAAGAACGTCAGAGGATGATCGCCTGGACCTGGAACCGGACATTAAAAGATTCGGATCTCCGGATTCTGGATACTGCGCCAGTCCTATCAATTTCTCAAAAGATCTAGAGAATAACAACTACGAGAAACCGCAGTGCTCTCCCCTGTCAGTGAGTACACAACAACtgtacttttcaaattttgagcAGTTAAGTGTCAAGTCTCCAAATAACGAGAAATCGTCTCCTAAACCACTGGAACAAAGCAGCCCCAATAAGAGAAGAAACGAAATTAAGAGCAAGTCTATTAAGAAGCCAAAAGCGGCTCGGAAGATAAATTTTGATGAGGACACGACCTCTCCAGTTTCGGGCTGTATCATAAAGCATGTTTCTCCAGAGGAAGAAGGAACGGTGATTTACCATGGTGACATTGACAGCACGTACAACTTCGTAGAAGCAACCCCAGAGGCCCGTGCTGAGATCGAGAAAATCGAGAACAAAATCGGCGACTACATCTGCCAATTGTGCAAAGAATTTTACGAGGATGCGTTTCAACTGGCCCAACATCGATGTTCCCGCATCGTCCACGTGGAGTACCGATGTCCGGAATGCGGTAAAGTTTTCAACTGTCCGGCCAACCTTGCGTCTCATAGGAGATGGCATAAACCGCGACCTGCGGCAAACAGCAATAGGCAGAGCGCTCCCGCCAAAATTCTCCCCTCAAACCAGAATACTGAAAACAACGGGAACCAAAATGAGGCAAAAATTGACAACGCCATGTTCTTGATCCCGACCGATCTCAGCATTTCCAACGACGAAGGGCAGTATAAGTGTGAAACATGTGGAAAGAAATTTCGCCGACAAGCTTATTTGAGAAAACATCGTCAAACCCACAGTGACTCCACGAAAATCACGCGCAACGACAATTCAACACGACAAGAAATTCTGCGTATCAGCAATTTGAACGAATTGTCAAACCGAGATTCCGTGCGTCGCGAGATGGTGTCCCCTCTGAATGCCTTTGAGAGTTTGCAGACGAGAGTTCCGGATATGTACGTGTGTAAGCACTGCGAGAGTTCGTTCAGCAGTTCTCCAGGATTGACCCGACACATCAACAAATGCCATCCATCCGAGAATCGACAGGTCATCCTGCTTCAAATGCCCTCCACCCTTCCCCGCCATATGTAG